From a region of the Phragmites australis chromosome 21, lpPhrAust1.1, whole genome shotgun sequence genome:
- the LOC133903557 gene encoding small heat shock protein, chloroplastic-like, whose protein sequence is MSTVTSCTLLNSGPAVRPAISSGGQLQSARPAAVAPLSSQRRSRPLSVCCAKNPKGEHNPKTDLPPFNISPVVLVHPVPPREERWQLEEEPGKVNLWFEVPGQSKEDLAVEIDEDVLVIKKKTNAVGGNMGQRTTAASEASKGTAQDGEVIYARLLLSAGYSREGVEAELKSGVLRVSVAKIREQARRKFSVNIDVM, encoded by the exons ATGTCGACGGTCACTTCTTGCACCCTCCTAAACAGCGGGCCGGCGGTGCGACCTGCAATTTCCTCCGGCGGCCAGCTTCAGTCCGCAAGACCAGCAGCGGTGGCTCCCCTTTCTTCCCAGAGGAGGTCCCGGCCTCTTTCTGTGTGTTGTGCGAAAAATCCAAAGGGAGAGCATAACCCAAAGACAGATTTGCCTCCATTTAACATATCTCCTGTCG TTCTGGTGCACCCGGTGCCGCCGCGGGAGGAGCGGTGGCAGCTGGAGGAAGAACCGGGCAAAGTGAACCTTTGGTTTGAGGTGCCAGGGCAGTCCAAGGAAGACCTCGCCGTGGAgatcgacgaggacgtgctcgtcatcaagaagaagaccaacGCCGTCGGCGGGAACATGGGCCAACGGACCACCGCCGCCAGCGAAGCGAGCAAGGGGACGGCGCAGGACGGCGAGGTCATCTACGCGCGGCTGCTCCTCTCGGCAGGGTACAGCAGGGAAGGTGTGGAAGCTGAGCTTAAATCCGGCGTGCTGAGGGTCAGCGTCGCCAAGATCAGGGAGCAGGCCCGCAGGAAGTTCAGCGTCAACATCGACGTCATGTAG